In Sphingobium amiense, a genomic segment contains:
- a CDS encoding alpha/beta fold hydrolase: MTGYTDGYWWSPDGLRLHYRDYVGGADGRPPLLCLPGLTRNARDFEPLAARLAGEWRLVCPDMRGRAESAYAKDAMTYVPLTYLQDISRLLADLAIPRCVAIGTSLGGIITMLIAATHRGWLAGALLNDVGPVLEEEGLARIRGYVGVGQSHPTWVHAARALAEANAGVYPRYALEDWLAMAKRLYRLNSGGRIVLDYDMKIAEPIRAMGSEAGVDMWPVMRAFSGMPTLLLRGARSDLLSEATALRMASEIGESAELATVADVGHAPMLDEPESVAAIDRLLARVLHG; encoded by the coding sequence TTGACCGGCTACACGGACGGATATTGGTGGTCCCCCGATGGGCTGCGGCTCCATTACCGGGACTATGTGGGCGGCGCGGACGGGCGTCCGCCTCTGCTGTGCCTGCCGGGCCTGACGCGCAACGCCCGCGATTTCGAGCCGCTGGCCGCGCGTCTGGCGGGCGAGTGGCGGCTCGTCTGCCCGGATATGCGGGGCCGGGCCGAAAGCGCCTATGCCAAGGACGCGATGACCTATGTCCCGCTGACCTATCTTCAGGACATCAGCCGCCTGCTCGCCGATCTGGCGATCCCGCGTTGCGTCGCCATCGGCACATCGCTGGGCGGGATCATCACCATGCTGATCGCAGCGACGCACCGCGGATGGCTGGCGGGCGCGCTGCTCAACGATGTGGGGCCGGTGCTGGAAGAGGAAGGGCTTGCGCGCATCCGCGGCTATGTGGGCGTGGGCCAGTCGCATCCGACATGGGTTCACGCCGCGCGTGCGCTGGCCGAAGCCAATGCCGGCGTCTATCCGCGCTACGCGCTGGAGGACTGGCTGGCGATGGCCAAGCGGCTTTACCGGCTCAACAGCGGCGGGCGCATCGTGCTGGATTACGACATGAAGATCGCCGAACCGATCCGCGCCATGGGGAGCGAGGCGGGCGTCGACATGTGGCCGGTGATGCGCGCCTTTTCCGGCATGCCGACGCTGCTGTTGCGGGGCGCGCGCTCCGACCTGCTGAGCGAGGCGACGGCGCTGCGCATGGCGAGCGAGATCGGCGAGAGCGCCGAACTGGCGACCGTCGCCGATGTGGGACATGCCCCGATGCTCGACGAACCGGAAAGCGTTGCCGCCATCGACCGGCTGCTGGCCCGCGTGCTGCATGGCTGA
- a CDS encoding DUF934 domain-containing protein, translated as MVEFLSFRDGEASQEPGVTVESFTGQSNSTAVRIEAGEDARELLPYLDRLSLVEVNFPAYGDGRGYSAARILREAGYAGELRAVGDVLVDQINAMRRCGFDSFHPARPLDDAAVDRALNRYADVYQKTIDGRSPIWAKRHPETSDG; from the coding sequence ATGGTTGAGTTCCTCTCCTTCCGCGACGGTGAAGCCAGTCAGGAACCGGGCGTCACGGTCGAATCCTTCACCGGCCAGTCCAACTCCACCGCCGTCCGCATCGAAGCGGGCGAGGATGCGCGCGAACTGCTGCCCTACCTCGACCGCCTGTCGCTCGTGGAAGTGAACTTCCCGGCCTATGGCGACGGGCGCGGCTATTCCGCCGCCCGCATCCTGCGCGAGGCGGGCTATGCGGGTGAGCTGCGGGCCGTCGGCGACGTGCTGGTCGACCAGATCAACGCCATGCGTCGCTGCGGCTTCGACAGTTTTCATCCCGCCAGACCGCTGGACGACGCTGCCGTCGACCGCGCGCTCAATCGCTACGCCGATGTTTACCAGAAGACCATCGACGGCCGCAGCCCCATCTGGGCCAAGCGGCACCCGGAGACATCAGATGGCTGA
- a CDS encoding glycosyltransferase, whose product MADGAGAGRPHILHVHGSFTLGGKEARAVRLMNIWGHRARHSIVSADRQAMGARAAIDPAVEVDFPDGPSFAGKPGPGRYRQIRAFLGKFDLILTYNWGAMDAVMAHRLAGRGAGLPPLIHHEDGFNADEADGLKVKRNLFRRIALQGAHALVVPSARLEEIGRTVWKQPQGRLHLIRNGIDVERYAPPPEPDAIPGLVRSPGKLLVGTLAGLRAVKNIPRLVRAVAPHRDLLQLVVVGEGPERDAILAEAAAQGLEDIHMAGFMDRPWRFLGLFDIFALSSDSEQFPISLVEAMAAGVPVASMDVGDVAAMVAPENRPLVVRDEAGLAEALGTLAADADLRRRLGDANRVRASRDFAESAMVEAYARLYGEALASPHILR is encoded by the coding sequence ATGGCTGACGGGGCGGGGGCGGGACGGCCGCACATCCTGCACGTCCATGGCAGCTTCACTCTGGGCGGTAAGGAAGCGCGCGCCGTCCGCCTTATGAACATCTGGGGCCACCGGGCGCGGCACAGCATCGTGAGCGCCGACCGCCAAGCGATGGGCGCGCGCGCCGCCATTGATCCCGCCGTCGAGGTGGATTTCCCTGACGGCCCGTCCTTTGCGGGCAAGCCCGGCCCCGGCCGCTATCGCCAGATTCGCGCTTTCCTCGGAAAGTTCGACCTCATCCTCACTTACAACTGGGGGGCGATGGACGCGGTGATGGCGCATCGGCTTGCGGGGCGCGGGGCTGGACTGCCGCCGCTCATCCATCATGAGGACGGTTTCAACGCCGATGAGGCCGATGGCCTGAAGGTGAAGCGCAACCTGTTCCGCCGGATCGCTTTGCAGGGCGCGCACGCGCTCGTCGTGCCCTCCGCCCGGCTGGAGGAGATTGGGCGGACTGTCTGGAAACAGCCGCAGGGCAGGCTGCACCTCATCCGCAACGGCATTGACGTGGAGCGCTACGCCCCCCCGCCAGAGCCGGATGCGATCCCCGGTCTCGTCCGCTCGCCGGGCAAGCTGCTGGTCGGCACGCTGGCGGGGCTGCGGGCGGTCAAGAATATCCCGCGCCTCGTCCGCGCGGTGGCCCCGCACCGCGACCTGCTGCAACTGGTGGTGGTAGGCGAGGGGCCGGAGCGGGACGCGATCCTTGCCGAAGCCGCCGCGCAGGGGCTGGAGGATATTCATATGGCGGGCTTCATGGACCGGCCATGGCGGTTCCTTGGCCTGTTCGACATTTTCGCGCTGTCGTCGGACAGCGAGCAGTTTCCGATCTCGCTGGTGGAGGCGATGGCGGCAGGCGTTCCGGTCGCGTCCATGGATGTGGGCGATGTCGCCGCCATGGTCGCCCCGGAGAATCGGCCCTTGGTCGTGCGCGACGAGGCGGGGCTGGCGGAGGCACTTGGCACGCTGGCGGCGGACGCCGATCTGCGCAGGCGGCTGGGGGACGCGAACCGGGTGCGGGCAAGCCGGGACTTTGCCGAATCCGCGATGGTGGAGGCTTATGCGCGCCTCTATGGCGAAGCTCTGGCAAGTCCGCATATTTTGCGCTAG
- a CDS encoding protein adenylyltransferase SelO family protein, giving the protein MSHTPQAAIYSPATEIDALMPDIAAPVAAADFPQTILRYRNDRAAASVGLEGLSDEDWLRHFGRFEPLERNLPQPLALRYHGHQFRHYNPDIGDGRGFLFAQLRDGAGRLLDLGTKGSGQTPYSRFGDGRLTLKGGVREILATEMLEALGVNTSKTFSLIETGEALERNDEPSPTRGSVMVRLSHSHIRIGSFQRAAFHDDKALLERLVDYALTRLYGEQPGEDPAAQLLGRVVERTADLAASYMVAGFVHGVLNSDNINVTGESFDYGPWRFTPLWDAGFTAAYFDHAGLYAFARQAEAIHWDVAQLAVSLRPLTQAQPLVAQLERFPALYAQAMQRRFCWRLGVEPTGDASAMVEAAVRGMVATGTPIDRFFLDWRGGHTASGYESADWSAFRDTIAAFTPVSGARDHAWWADAAPCSMHIEEVEAIWSAIDERDDWQPLHAKVAAIRRMGAALGPPPPLP; this is encoded by the coding sequence ATGAGCCACACCCCGCAAGCCGCCATTTACAGCCCCGCGACCGAAATCGACGCGCTGATGCCCGACATCGCTGCGCCCGTCGCGGCGGCCGACTTCCCCCAGACGATCCTGCGCTACCGCAACGACCGCGCGGCGGCTTCGGTCGGGCTGGAGGGATTGAGCGACGAGGACTGGCTGCGCCATTTCGGCCGGTTCGAGCCACTGGAGCGCAACCTGCCGCAGCCGCTGGCGCTGCGCTATCACGGCCACCAGTTCCGCCATTATAATCCGGACATCGGCGACGGACGCGGCTTCCTCTTCGCGCAGTTGCGGGACGGCGCGGGGCGTCTGCTCGACCTCGGCACCAAGGGGTCGGGGCAGACGCCCTACAGCCGTTTCGGCGACGGCCGCCTGACACTGAAGGGCGGCGTGCGGGAAATATTGGCGACGGAGATGCTGGAGGCGCTGGGCGTCAATACGTCCAAGACTTTCTCCCTCATCGAAACCGGCGAAGCGCTGGAGCGCAACGACGAGCCTTCACCCACGCGCGGATCGGTGATGGTGCGGCTCAGCCACTCGCATATCCGCATCGGCAGTTTCCAGCGCGCGGCTTTCCATGACGATAAAGCGCTGCTCGAACGGCTCGTCGATTACGCACTGACGCGGCTCTATGGCGAACAGCCTGGCGAAGACCCCGCAGCGCAACTGCTAGGCCGCGTGGTCGAACGCACGGCCGATCTCGCGGCGAGCTATATGGTGGCGGGCTTCGTCCATGGCGTGCTCAACAGCGACAATATCAACGTCACGGGCGAAAGTTTCGACTATGGCCCGTGGCGCTTCACGCCGCTTTGGGACGCGGGCTTCACCGCCGCCTATTTCGACCATGCGGGCCTCTACGCCTTCGCGCGGCAGGCGGAGGCGATCCACTGGGACGTGGCGCAACTGGCGGTGTCGCTGCGTCCGCTGACGCAAGCGCAGCCGCTCGTCGCGCAACTGGAGCGCTTCCCCGCTCTCTACGCGCAGGCGATGCAGCGCCGCTTCTGCTGGCGGCTGGGTGTCGAGCCGACCGGGGACGCCAGCGCCATGGTCGAGGCAGCCGTGCGCGGCATGGTGGCGACGGGGACGCCGATCGACCGCTTCTTCCTCGACTGGCGCGGCGGCCATACCGCTTCGGGTTATGAGAGTGCGGACTGGTCCGCGTTCAGGGACACCATCGCGGCGTTTACGCCCGTCTCCGGCGCGCGCGATCATGCCTGGTGGGCCGATGCAGCCCCGTGCTCCATGCATATCGAGGAGGTCGAGGCGATCTGGAGCGCCATAGACGAGCGTGACGACTGGCAGCCGCTCCATGCAAAGGTCGCGGCGATCCGGCGCATGGGCGCGGCGCTCGGCCCACCGCCGCCTCTCCCCTGA
- the cobA gene encoding uroporphyrinogen-III C-methyltransferase: protein MAYTTPATVFLVGAGPGDPDLLTIKAARLIGQADVIVHDGLVSAEILALASPDADYISVAKQRSRHSMPQDAINALLVDLAREGRRVVRLKGGDPFIFGRGGEEMEACRAARVPVEIVPGISAAIGSAAQAQLPLTHRAASSAVSFVAGQCKGLTDQDWSGLAGKGRTLVIYMGVATARAIADKLIADGVSPTLPVAVLENGTRADMRTLRTLLADLGDMVAREKVKSPALIVVGEVAAYADAQDVLAGWMKEYGSEMRA from the coding sequence ATGGCTTACACCACCCCTGCCACCGTCTTTCTCGTCGGCGCAGGCCCGGGCGACCCGGATCTGCTGACGATCAAGGCCGCGCGCCTGATCGGGCAAGCGGACGTGATCGTGCATGACGGGCTGGTGTCCGCCGAAATTCTGGCGCTCGCGTCGCCCGATGCGGACTATATTTCCGTCGCCAAGCAGCGCAGCCGCCATTCCATGCCGCAGGACGCGATCAACGCGCTGCTCGTCGATCTGGCGCGCGAAGGACGCCGGGTCGTGCGCCTCAAGGGCGGCGATCCCTTCATCTTCGGGCGTGGCGGCGAGGAAATGGAGGCGTGCCGCGCCGCGAGAGTTCCGGTCGAGATCGTGCCCGGCATCAGCGCCGCCATCGGCAGCGCCGCGCAGGCGCAGCTCCCCCTCACGCATCGCGCCGCTTCGAGCGCCGTCAGCTTCGTCGCGGGCCAGTGCAAGGGGCTGACGGATCAGGACTGGTCGGGCCTTGCAGGCAAGGGCCGCACGCTCGTCATCTATATGGGCGTGGCGACCGCGCGCGCCATCGCAGACAAGCTGATCGCCGACGGCGTATCGCCGACGCTTCCCGTCGCGGTGCTGGAAAACGGCACCCGCGCCGACATGCGCACGCTGCGCACCCTGCTCGCCGACCTTGGCGACATGGTGGCGCGGGAGAAGGTCAAAAGCCCCGCCCTGATCGTGGTGGGCGAAGTCGCAGCCTATGCCGACGCGCAGGATGTGCTGGCGGGCTGGATGAAGGAATATGGTTCGGAGATGCGTGCGTGA
- the astD gene encoding succinylglutamate-semialdehyde dehydrogenase produces the protein MTAPLTSFEPATGALLWQGQSGDANAEVERACAAWPKWAAQPIAYRIETLRRFVNVVRRHEDALTDLIARETGKPLWDARAEVAAVMGKVDISVAAYSERTGQRRLEANLGARQSVRHKPHGVMAVLGPYNFPAHLPNGHIVPALLAGNAVVFKPSEKTPAVGEMLVKLYHEAGVPTDAVRLLLGGADAGKALAAHPDVGGILFTGSAQTGLAINRQFAGQPSKILALEMGGNNPIVVWDTPEIHAAATIVVQSAFMTSGQRCTAASRLIVRDGIADRLIAEIRKIADRLIVDHPHADPTPYMGPVIDNEMADGLTESFLYLMSNGGRPIKHMVRPQKGLPFVSPAIIDVTDVKDRPDVELFGPLLQIIRVADFADAIGEANNSRYGLSASLIGGTPEQYNQFWSNVRAGIVNWNRPTNGATSNAPFGGVGISGNHRPSAFYAADYCAYPVVSAEIESPRASIGVGLRDIDVSAMGE, from the coding sequence ATGACCGCTCCCCTCACTTCGTTCGAACCCGCTACCGGCGCGCTTCTCTGGCAGGGTCAGTCCGGCGACGCGAATGCGGAGGTGGAGCGTGCCTGCGCCGCGTGGCCGAAATGGGCGGCCCAGCCCATCGCCTACCGGATCGAAACGCTGCGCCGCTTCGTCAATGTCGTGCGCCGCCACGAGGATGCGCTGACGGACCTGATTGCCCGCGAAACCGGCAAGCCTCTGTGGGACGCGCGCGCCGAAGTCGCGGCCGTCATGGGGAAGGTCGACATCAGCGTCGCGGCCTATTCGGAACGCACCGGACAGCGCAGGCTGGAGGCCAATCTCGGCGCGCGGCAGTCGGTCCGGCACAAGCCCCATGGCGTGATGGCGGTGCTCGGACCCTATAATTTCCCCGCGCATCTGCCCAACGGCCACATCGTCCCCGCCCTGCTCGCGGGCAACGCCGTGGTGTTCAAGCCTTCTGAAAAGACGCCAGCCGTGGGCGAGATGCTGGTGAAACTCTATCATGAGGCGGGCGTGCCGACCGATGCCGTGCGGCTGCTGCTCGGCGGGGCCGACGCGGGCAAGGCGCTGGCGGCGCATCCCGATGTGGGCGGTATCCTCTTCACCGGGTCGGCGCAGACAGGCCTTGCCATCAACCGGCAGTTCGCCGGGCAGCCCTCCAAGATCCTCGCGCTGGAAATGGGCGGCAACAATCCCATCGTTGTCTGGGACACGCCCGAAATCCACGCCGCCGCGACCATCGTCGTCCAGTCCGCCTTCATGACCAGCGGACAACGCTGCACGGCGGCGAGCCGCCTGATCGTGCGCGACGGCATCGCTGACCGCCTGATCGCGGAGATCCGGAAGATCGCCGACCGGCTGATCGTCGATCATCCCCATGCCGATCCCACGCCCTATATGGGTCCGGTGATCGACAATGAGATGGCGGACGGCCTGACCGAAAGCTTCCTCTACCTGATGAGCAACGGCGGCAGGCCGATCAAGCATATGGTCCGCCCGCAAAAAGGCCTTCCCTTCGTCAGCCCCGCGATCATCGACGTGACGGATGTGAAGGACCGGCCCGATGTCGAACTGTTCGGCCCGCTGCTCCAGATCATTCGCGTGGCCGATTTCGCGGACGCCATCGGCGAAGCGAACAACAGCCGCTACGGCCTGTCGGCATCTCTGATCGGAGGGACGCCCGAGCAGTATAACCAGTTCTGGTCGAATGTCCGCGCCGGTATCGTCAACTGGAACCGCCCCACCAACGGAGCAACCTCCAACGCACCGTTCGGCGGCGTCGGCATTTCCGGCAATCACCGGCCCAGCGCCTTTTATGCGGCCGACTATTGCGCCTATCCGGTGGTTTCGGCGGAGATCGAAAGTCCGCGCGCCTCCATCGGCGTCGGCCTCAGGGACATCGACGTCAGCGCCATGGGCGAGTGA
- a CDS encoding replicative DNA helicase: MVELLKITPPDAGATELPRNVEAEAALLGAIMIDNRIAEDVQLKLKAEHFFEPLHGRIYDAIMRLLDRDMVANPVTLKPMLDMDPALKELGGAAYLAQLTGNGAALIGARDFASQIYDLALLRQLVSVGRELVENAMDTSEDVNPREQIEAAEVALYKVSEGEGESGSVKSFLAASTMAVQVAERALNSGGHVSGITTGINSLNAKIGGLHNSDLMILAGRPGMGKTSLATNIAYNAASRWVRDNADGIPPEKNMGAKTAFFSLEMSADQLATRVLAEQSGISGEALRMGKISRADFQNLSRAARDLQELPLFIDDTPGLTIAALRTRARRLKRRHDIGFIVVDYLQLLQGTGRGNENRVNEISEISRGLKTLAKELHVPVLALSQLSRAVEQREDKRPQLSDLRESGSIEQDADMVWFVFREDYYEAAKEPKVEDETAYAAWRENMDRIYGKAEVIVAKQRHGSTGRIRMKFDAKITRFSDLAEDGYEDMSYE; encoded by the coding sequence ATGGTTGAATTGCTGAAGATCACGCCGCCCGACGCCGGGGCCACCGAACTGCCGCGCAATGTCGAGGCGGAGGCCGCGCTGCTGGGCGCGATCATGATCGACAACCGTATTGCCGAGGATGTTCAGCTCAAGCTCAAGGCCGAACATTTCTTCGAGCCGCTGCACGGTCGCATCTATGACGCGATCATGCGTCTGCTGGATCGCGACATGGTGGCCAATCCGGTGACGCTGAAGCCGATGCTGGATATGGACCCGGCGCTCAAGGAATTGGGCGGCGCGGCCTATCTCGCGCAATTGACCGGCAATGGCGCGGCGCTGATCGGTGCGCGAGACTTCGCCAGCCAGATTTACGATCTCGCGCTGTTGCGGCAGCTTGTCAGTGTTGGCCGCGAACTGGTTGAAAACGCAATGGATACGAGCGAGGACGTCAATCCCCGCGAGCAGATCGAGGCGGCGGAAGTCGCGCTCTACAAGGTGTCGGAGGGCGAGGGCGAGAGCGGATCGGTCAAGAGCTTCCTCGCCGCCTCCACCATGGCGGTGCAGGTCGCGGAGCGCGCGCTGAACAGCGGCGGGCATGTTTCGGGGATCACCACCGGCATCAACAGCCTCAATGCCAAGATCGGCGGCCTGCACAATTCGGACCTGATGATCCTGGCGGGACGTCCGGGCATGGGCAAGACCTCGCTCGCGACCAACATCGCCTATAATGCGGCGTCGCGATGGGTCCGCGATAATGCGGACGGCATTCCGCCGGAAAAGAATATGGGCGCGAAGACGGCCTTTTTCAGCCTTGAAATGTCCGCCGATCAGCTCGCGACGCGCGTGCTGGCCGAACAGTCGGGCATCAGCGGCGAGGCGCTGCGCATGGGCAAGATCAGCCGCGCCGACTTCCAGAATCTGAGCCGCGCGGCGCGGGACTTGCAGGAACTGCCGCTGTTCATCGACGATACGCCCGGCCTCACCATCGCGGCGCTGCGCACGCGGGCGCGGCGATTGAAGCGGCGGCACGACATCGGCTTCATCGTCGTCGATTATCTCCAGTTGCTTCAGGGCACCGGGCGCGGCAACGAGAATCGCGTCAACGAAATTTCCGAAATCTCGCGCGGTTTGAAGACGCTGGCGAAGGAACTTCATGTGCCGGTGCTCGCGCTGTCCCAGCTCAGCCGCGCGGTCGAGCAGCGCGAGGACAAGCGTCCGCAGCTTTCCGACCTGCGCGAATCCGGCTCGATCGAGCAGGACGCGGACATGGTCTGGTTCGTGTTCCGCGAGGATTATTACGAAGCGGCCAAGGAACCCAAGGTCGAGGACGAAACCGCCTATGCCGCGTGGCGCGAGAATATGGACCGCATCTACGGCAAGGCGGAAGTCATCGTCGCCAAGCAGCGCCACGGGTCGACCGGGCGCATCCGCATGAAGTTCGACGCGAAGATCACGCGCTTCTCCGACCTCGCCGAGGACGGCTATGAGGATATGAGCTACGAGTGA
- a CDS encoding phosphoadenylyl-sulfate reductase gives MAEPARQIDIIDARPVFTQADADALNARFEGVDALTMLRAVFAEKLAGNVGVVSSFGTESAVLLDLIAKADPTVPVIFVDTLKMFAETLHYRDLLVKRLGFTNSSVVAPRPEVLAAKDETGLRWSYDPDGCCDIRKVEPMKRAKDSLDAWISGRKAFQASTRKNLPRFEVEDGKLKINPLGDWTKADLDAYFVEHDLPRHPLEAQGYLSIGCEPCTSKVLPGEDPRAGRWRGWDKVECGIHSPVSPVDKPAVDPDDPANLPVF, from the coding sequence ATGGCTGAACCTGCCCGCCAGATCGACATCATCGACGCTCGCCCCGTCTTCACCCAGGCAGACGCCGACGCGCTCAACGCCCGGTTTGAGGGCGTGGACGCGCTGACGATGCTCAGGGCCGTGTTCGCGGAAAAGCTCGCGGGCAATGTCGGCGTCGTCTCTTCCTTCGGCACAGAAAGCGCGGTGCTGCTCGATCTGATCGCGAAAGCCGATCCGACCGTGCCGGTGATCTTCGTCGACACGCTCAAGATGTTCGCGGAAACGCTCCATTATCGTGATCTTCTGGTGAAGCGGCTCGGCTTCACCAACAGCAGTGTCGTCGCGCCCCGGCCCGAAGTGCTGGCGGCGAAGGACGAAACGGGCCTGCGCTGGTCCTACGATCCGGACGGCTGCTGCGACATCCGCAAGGTCGAGCCGATGAAGCGCGCCAAGGACAGCCTCGACGCGTGGATTTCGGGCCGCAAGGCGTTTCAGGCTTCGACCCGCAAGAACCTGCCCCGGTTCGAGGTCGAGGACGGAAAGCTCAAGATCAATCCGCTGGGCGACTGGACCAAGGCCGATCTCGACGCTTATTTCGTCGAGCACGACCTGCCCCGCCATCCGCTCGAAGCGCAGGGCTATCTGTCGATCGGCTGCGAACCCTGCACGTCGAAGGTGCTGCCGGGCGAAGACCCCCGCGCCGGGCGCTGGAGGGGCTGGGACAAGGTGGAATGCGGCATCCATTCGCCGGTTTCCCCGGTGGACAAGCCTGCCGTCGATCCGGACGATCCCGCGAACCTGCCGGTCTTCTGA
- a CDS encoding nitrite/sulfite reductase: MYRYDSYDQSMVDIRVEEFREQVQRRLTGALTEDQFKPLRLMNGLYLQLHAYMLRVAIPYGTLSGRQLRKLGEIAAKYDRGYGHFTTRQNLQYNWIKLADAPDILAELASVEMHAIQTSGNCIRNISSDQYAGVAADELTDPRPWAELLRQWSSFHPEFTYLPRKFKICVIAAEEDRAAMRLHDIGLKLVERDGRIGAEVYAGGGMGRTPMIAPLIRDFVGEDEIISYLEACLRVYNRYGRRDNKYKARIKILVHELGVEEYKRQVEEEYAHMRDLGLNPPVEELARIRAFFASPAYETGLSEEVDRTDPAFALWVDRQVAAHKAPGYAIVNISLKPLTGIPGDASAEQIAAIADLAERYSLDEVRVTHAQNLVLPHVKKADLPAIWQALEDVGLAEANLDLITDIIACPGLDYCALANARSIPLAQKIAQRFADAERQAELGELKLKISGCINACGHHHAGHIGILGVDRKGVENFQLLLGGSGAEDAALGQITGPGFSEDGVVDAIEKVTDIYLAQREQGERFLDTYRRIGMKPFKEAIYG, from the coding sequence ATGTATCGTTATGACAGCTACGACCAGTCGATGGTGGACATTCGTGTCGAGGAATTTCGCGAACAGGTGCAGCGCCGCCTGACCGGCGCCCTCACCGAAGACCAGTTCAAGCCGCTGCGGCTGATGAACGGCCTCTACCTCCAGTTGCACGCCTATATGCTGCGCGTCGCCATTCCCTATGGCACGCTGTCGGGCAGGCAGTTGCGCAAGCTGGGCGAAATCGCGGCGAAATATGACCGCGGCTACGGCCATTTCACCACACGGCAGAACCTTCAGTATAACTGGATCAAGCTGGCCGACGCGCCTGACATCCTCGCCGAACTGGCGAGCGTGGAGATGCACGCCATCCAGACCAGCGGCAACTGCATCCGCAATATCTCTTCGGACCAATATGCCGGGGTCGCCGCCGACGAACTGACCGATCCCCGCCCCTGGGCCGAACTGCTGCGCCAGTGGTCGAGCTTCCACCCGGAATTCACCTACCTGCCGCGCAAGTTCAAGATTTGCGTGATCGCGGCGGAGGAGGATCGGGCGGCGATGCGGCTGCACGATATCGGATTGAAGCTGGTGGAGCGCGACGGACGGATCGGCGCTGAAGTCTATGCCGGTGGCGGCATGGGGCGCACGCCCATGATCGCGCCGCTTATCAGGGACTTCGTGGGCGAAGACGAGATCATCTCCTATCTCGAAGCCTGCCTGCGCGTCTACAACCGCTACGGCCGCCGCGACAACAAATACAAGGCGCGGATCAAGATCCTCGTCCATGAACTCGGCGTCGAGGAATATAAGCGGCAGGTCGAGGAAGAATATGCGCATATGCGTGATCTGGGTCTTAACCCGCCGGTTGAGGAACTGGCCCGCATCCGCGCCTTCTTCGCGTCGCCCGCTTATGAAACCGGCCTGTCCGAAGAGGTCGATCGCACCGATCCCGCCTTCGCGCTCTGGGTCGACCGGCAGGTCGCCGCGCACAAGGCGCCGGGCTACGCCATCGTCAACATCAGCCTGAAACCGCTGACCGGCATCCCCGGCGACGCTTCGGCGGAGCAGATCGCGGCCATCGCCGATCTCGCCGAACGCTATTCGCTGGATGAGGTCCGGGTAACGCACGCGCAGAACCTCGTCCTGCCCCATGTGAAGAAGGCCGATCTGCCCGCGATATGGCAGGCGCTGGAAGATGTGGGTCTGGCCGAAGCCAATCTCGACCTCATCACCGACATCATCGCCTGTCCCGGCCTCGATTATTGCGCACTCGCCAACGCCCGCTCGATCCCGCTCGCGCAGAAGATCGCGCAGCGCTTCGCCGACGCGGAACGGCAGGCCGAACTGGGCGAACTGAAGCTCAAGATCAGCGGCTGCATCAATGCCTGCGGCCACCATCATGCCGGGCATATCGGCATCCTGGGCGTCGACCGGAAGGGCGTGGAAAATTTCCAGCTCCTGCTCGGTGGCTCCGGCGCGGAGGACGCCGCGCTCGGCCAGATCACCGGCCCCGGCTTTTCCGAGGACGGCGTGGTCGATGCGATCGAGAAGGTGACGGACATCTACCTCGCCCAGCGCGAGCAGGGGGAACGCTTCCTCGACACCTATCGCCGCATCGGCATGAAGCCCTTCAAGGAGGCGATCTATGGTTGA
- a CDS encoding DUF2849 domain-containing protein, which translates to MKILTGNDLVSGDVIWWAGDGWSRQVSDSVDVGAQGDDLARSEEAALRVVGAYVIDASVTDDGIRPAHIKDRIRALGPTVRPDLTLKPNDADAGNWVI; encoded by the coding sequence GTGAAGATTTTGACGGGCAATGATCTGGTGAGCGGCGACGTCATCTGGTGGGCGGGCGACGGCTGGTCGCGCCAGGTGAGCGACAGCGTCGACGTGGGCGCGCAGGGCGACGACCTCGCCCGGTCGGAAGAAGCCGCGCTGCGCGTGGTGGGCGCCTATGTCATCGACGCCAGCGTCACCGACGACGGCATTCGCCCCGCCCATATCAAGGACCGCATCCGTGCGCTGGGGCCGACCGTGCGCCCCGACCTGACCCTTAAACCGAACGATGCCGACGCCGGCAACTGGGTGATCTGA